CTGGAAGGTCAGGGAATCCAAAGTGGAGGCATCGACGCCGGCTGGCGAAAGTTCGAGCGTCACGCCCCCCTGATCGGCGCTATCGGCGAGTTCGTTTTCCACCCGGACTTTCCAGGCTTTGCCACGTCCGTCGTCGCCGGCCATGCGAGTGACATCGAACCACTTGGGCTCCAGGCTCCCTGGCTCCACGCGGCTGGTGTCGCCCTCGGGCGCCTTGAAATTCCATGTGCCTTGCGCCACCCGTCCAACCAGCCGAGATCCTGTGCCAGGGCTTTCGAAGTCGTCGACCAGGAACGCTGAGATCGCATGGCCTGCGCTGTCCAATTCCATGCGCGCCCCCGGCTGGACTTCCACGGACGCCAAGATCGCCCGCGGGGATCGGCCATCGGAGGGACCTTCCACCACGGCACGGTGCCCCCAGGGAACGCGCGGCAAGAAGTAGGATCCATCCGCTTGCAATTTGGCACGCACCGGCAACCTGGCCAGCCCGATCCATCCCGGACGGGCTCCACGGCCTTTCCAGACACCACGCAGCGACCCCCAACGCGCCACGGAAAGCTGACCTGCCGCCTCGGAGATCCCGTAGCCCTCGAGACTCGCGCCCTCGAGGGAATCCGTCACCACCATGACCCAAGGCACACCGGGCTTGCCCGTGAACCGGACCCAGCCTTGTTCGTCCGCCTTCGATTCGCCCAGAAGACGGAAAGTGTCCAAATGGTTGGTGTCGTCGGCGATTTCCCAGAGCTGGACCGGCATGCCTTGCCGCGCCAAGCCGGACGCACCCACCACACGGGCCGCCAGCACGGGGTTCCCGCCTTCCACCGGCAGGGTCACCTTGGTGGGATTGCCACCTTCCACGGGCGCGGCCACCTTGTCGGCTTCGCAACCGCACAGCACAAGGCAGCACAGGAGGAGTCTGGATTTCATACCACCTCCTCCAACGTGCGCGTGACCGGAAACAGATGGAAGTTCAGCTGGAACACCCGATCCGCCCGCGTTTCTTCCAAGGCGATGGCCACCAGACGACGTCGGAAATGGGCGATCTCCGAACGGATGCGACGGAATCCGTCATCCGACAACCCCAGCGTGAGCACCGAAAGATCTCGCTCGGGCTGCGGGGTTTGGGAGAGCGACCGGCGGGCCAAGGCCATGGTGCGGCGATGGAAGTTCGCCAAATCCTGGGAGCTGGGGCTCGGTCCTGAACTCACGGCCGTGCTGCAGACGCGGAGTCGATCCTTTTCATCCCGTTCCACGAGTCCAGACGATTCCAGGACCGCCAGGGCTTCGCGGATGCGATCGCCGGAAACGGGCGGATCGAACGCCGCCCCCAGCCGATCGAAATCGCCATCGAACTCGGAAATGGTGAGGTACTCGTAGAGGAACACGGCCTCCGAGTGGGAAAACATGCTCATGCCCTTGGGGGCGAGGGTTTCCAGGGCCACGGTCCTCAGTTGACTCAGTCGTTCCAGCCACTCCTGGCGTTGGGATTGGTCCTTGGATTGCCCGAAATGAACCAAGGCATCAAAGTACAGGGCGTCGGATTCGGAAAACTCGAGGATTTCCGCGAACCGGCGGATCTGGGTGGGCGTGAGATTCTTGCGACCCGCCACCAGATTGGAGATGAAGCCCGTGGAGGCCACGCCCAAGCGCTTGAGGAGTTCCCTCTGCAGAAACGATTCATCCCCTCGCCGACGGTGCCAAGCGAGGACATCACGCAGATAAATGCGGAAATCGGTGTAATCGTGAAGC
This DNA window, taken from Fibrobacterota bacterium, encodes the following:
- a CDS encoding TIGR02147 family protein, which translates into the protein MVRPELHDYTDFRIYLRDVLAWHRRRGDESFLQRELLKRLGVASTGFISNLVAGRKNLTPTQIRRFAEILEFSESDALYFDALVHFGQSKDQSQRQEWLERLSQLRTVALETLAPKGMSMFSHSEAVFLYEYLTISEFDGDFDRLGAAFDPPVSGDRIREALAVLESSGLVERDEKDRLRVCSTAVSSGPSPSSQDLANFHRRTMALARRSLSQTPQPERDLSVLTLGLSDDGFRRIRSEIAHFRRRLVAIALEETRADRVFQLNFHLFPVTRTLEEVV